Below is a genomic region from Henckelia pumila isolate YLH828 chromosome 3, ASM3356847v2, whole genome shotgun sequence.
TCAAGTATTGATAATCAGCAAAATACTAAATCTTACCTCAATCCAAGCTTAATAAATTCTCGAAGCTGATATAGCAGCTCCCTCGATATAGGATGGTCTCCTTGTCATCTCAATATCATGACAGCAATAGCCAAAAACACTCTTCCGCTTATACTTCAGGTTTATGGTGATGCGTCATCATTTTCATGAGCTGAACCTGCAGTCAATCTTAGACAAATATCCACAATCTGTATGACATAGTCAAGGTAGACATCACCTAATCAGGTTCTACAATTGTATTTTCTGACATCGTCGCATATCTGTTCTTAAGAGTGTTCAGCCAACAGAGAAAACCAATAGGATCTAAGTTGAATTTTACCATTTTGCAATTCCACTAGCTCCTACGCTGACTAATCAATGCTGTGATCTCTGTAGTCCAAAATCACATTTGCTTTATTCTCATAtagaaaatttatcaaatttatcaATGCTATATGGTGATCAACCTCATAATCCTCTCCTCATCAGCTTACCTTTGATCAAGACTCAGTTCTGATGTCTGAAGACAAATACACATGCTTCCACTCGATTCAGAGATTCAGGTAAGCATGTAAGGTCAAAGAATTCAAGTACACCTGCTTCCAATCACTTCAGGTATTCAGGTAGCATGTGATGGTTCAATATTAACACATTCTTTTCAACTACAACACATTATCATGTGATAAGTCCAAAAATATGAAAGCATGTAGCATACTAGCAATTAAAGCATGTAATTCAACATGTAATTACATAATCTCATGCTAGTATACAAATAAGCAAGGAAGAAAACTCAATCTACCTCACTCACTAATCGTCTATCTTAGTCCAtaattttctcgctctgataccacctgttgtggggcctcgagttgctaatcaaatcttgggacaattaatcactaaacatgattaattaacaaaggatcaaagataaatagaacaacaattttttttttcaaacatgggtgcgctcggtcggtcaaAAATCACCGACCGAGCGCCCCTGTTTTTCCTCAAAACAGCAGGCCAGATTTCggggctgcgctcggtctgcatAATTCTGCTGCTCGGGCGCTGCCTAGGCAGAAACATGCCCTGTTCTTATACAACAAAACTTGATCCTTTAACTCCTTTCAATTCATGGTttatcaagtctaaaacatgcattgatctATAAAAGAAGTTTTTATCATACTTCCAATCATTTGTTACATCTAACAAATAACTTTAAGTACATCAAAATAGCTACAAAATATAAGAAGCAACAAGTGTTCTTCGCTAATCAAGTCATACGCCTTCTAGCATAATTGGCAAGATCTAAACTCTACGTTTCTGTTACAAACCCAAGACACCACGTGATAaaactctctcccgagctatcaatgtcgtctccgactagctcctgccccacctgttgtcatgcacacatacaaaacaagaaaacagccggataaactccggttagaatataattcccagtataaaagacatatacatgcgttaaaatataaacatgtcaACTCTAACCATTTCAATTCAAGGATCGAGTAATATAACACATATATCTATTCGAAACATATCaataaaacttcaaatcaatacttcaaatcataagatttatatagcgcgctatcaagaattgattcatatcaaatcactgccatcaagattcgtatccgatcttgacatggatatccatctaacgtcGTCATatctgactcgaaaataaggttcatcaaaccttggcattataatcaattcatatatcatatcatatcaaaatcaaaatcaaagatccactacctgtgatggatcgacaataacataagttctaactcaagaacaagtaattaaacaagtatgtgatttgttcgggataactcaagaatcatcattctcgagtatcgaaTCCTTGACTCTCGATTTCATCTTATACCTGTCATTCTGAATTCTGAAAGTGTTCCAAATCTGGACATATcacaaaattctgctcaagttcatcatctcaagttcatcatctaatcttcaaggcaaaaagtCACAAACTTTGCTCAATTCTTGGCCGATTCGAAATTAACTTCTCAAGCTCAATAGCCTTCATTCCTAATCTGAAATGATGTGTTTACAATCCATTTATATCAGCATGAACTGAATTCAAACTCAGCTCAATCACAGATAATTCAATACTAGTCAATTCTTGACTAGACGACATGACGGTTAAACTTCGGCAACCGTAATTCATTGCTCTCAACTCTATCATTCAAATACACTTCATATACACCTCATATGAGCCATaatacatcatatatcagctaTATCAGTAGGTATAGAATCGAATATAACTTCTGAAAATCATAGCAATGGCAGCCGACGACATAACGAAATAAAATTGGTAACCGAAAGaatatcgaactcgaatatcaatctcatatcagcatatatcatATAAAATCAGAAAGTCTACATCCAAAATTTCAGTCTATCAGATGTGCAAGGGTTTGAATTAATGctagaaaatcataacaattgtaAACAACATCTAATCTCCAAACCTCTTTCGATATAACACTATATAGAAACTCAAGAACAATTATTCCTAATCAATTCTGATTTCTCAAACTTCCAACTTACAAAACATGCTGGAAAGAAGATAACTtactccaaatcaaatctctcaTCGCAAGGATTTCGGAACTATGCTCGGTTCTGAAATCGGACAACCAGAGCATGAGATATCGGAGTTGGAAGATGAAGTTTAGCTTCAAAAATCTGATCTCTCGATTGTGGCTGTAGTAAATCTGATAAAATTCATCCATTCTATCAAATTATATACAACTCACACAGTCACACGTGTGATTTCCCACTTGCAAGGGAAATTTCACTTTGGCCCCTAAACTTGtgcataattgcaaatcagtccccaaacaagcgatttaattcgaTTTCAacctaaaataatttaagaatattagaattttaattctaaactctaaatattctcaaattaaatattctcgaattaaatttaaatatttcggaccttatcgcattttagttcttgaacttctttatatttgcaaattgatctCTGATCGGATTTCACCGTCGAATTAAATCCTCTTTCATTCTCggaactcggaatttaattcttaaattacatgaatatttaattcaaatatttccatattttaatttaagaatcccggaatttaaatctcaaaatccgtaaattctcaaatgaaATATTtccagctcggaaattaaatctctaattttcataaattatccaattgatattttcccaaatttagaatttaaatctcaattccataattaagaacttaatcttTTAGGGCCTtacattatacacatataagtccaattgaATCAAACATGGTGGTTAAAATTCTTCAATTttaaccaattggcatgatcgattagAACattggttcaataatgatgcgaagaattatagaaaatacatatgttcatccactgaaagaccaaaagacctttcagaataataagtttcagtgtaaagcatgttctcgtgaaaaacttattataagaccatcatcAGCTAAAATTCAAACTGAATCACCCATGTTTCTTGAACacattcagggtgatatttgtgggccaatacatcaaccatgtggaccatttcgatactctATGGTGTTGATcaatgcctctagcagatgatcacatgtatgtttattgtcaactcgaaatgtggcatttgcaagattaatgactcaaataataaaattgcgaaatcaatttatcggttatacaatcaagaaaataagacttgataatgttggagaatttacttcccaaactttcaatgattattgcatgtcaatgggaatcactgttgaacatctTGTTGCTTATGTACATACaaaaaatggattagctgaatcattgattaaacgtctacagttgattgctagaccaatgataatgaaaacaaaactccctatttctatatgaggacatgcaattttacatgttgCTACATTAATTCGCATCACACCAAGTGCTTATCATAAAtgctccccattgcagcttgcatttgttAAAGAACCAGACatttctcatttgagaatttttggatgtatggtataTGTTCCTATTTCACCACctcaaaaaacaaaaatgagACCACAAAGAAAATTCGGTATTTATgtcggttatgatagcccatcactcattcgatatcttgagcctcagacaggcgatgtgtttacagcacgttttgctgaaTGTCATTTTAATGATGAAAtattcccaatgttagggggagaaaattaacacatcgaaaaaaaattacatggtatgtaccatcattgttacatttggatccaagaactaaacaatgtgagaaagatgtacagcaaattgtgcacttgtaAAGAATAGCAAATAAAAtgtcagatgcatttgcagacacaaaaggggcaacaaaatcatatatcgtCATTGTGTTGCCAATTGTTGGTTTTCAGTTAATATTAATGGTACACTGTCAGGTTTTTTCCCTTCGACCAGAGGGTTGCGTCAAGGAGACCCGCTTTCTCCTCTTTTGTTCATTATTATGGCAGAATATCTTTCCCGAGGGTTGGATGATTTATTTGCGCAGCATAGAAGTCTTATCTTTTGAACTTGTCGTCCATTTGTTCTATCACACCTGGCCTATGCGGATGACATTGGATTGATTCCTGGCATTCATATTCTTCGagaatacttacatcaatatgAGCAGTGTTTGGGCCAACTTATCAATAATGCAAAGAGCGTTATTCTGACTTCTTCAAAGTGTTCtcaagagaaaaaaaaagggAGATATTTCTTTATTACTGGTTTTGGGGAGGGTTCGTTACCTATTACTTATTTAGGTGCTCCCCTCTTTCCTGGGCATCGAAATAGCTCTTACTTTAATCATATTATTGCTAGAGCTCGGAATAAACTCCAAGGATGGGAGTCTCAAAATCTATCTTTTGGCAGTCGGCTTGTGTTGATTAAGAGTGTTCTATGTTCCATGCCGATTTATCTATTCCAAGTTTTACAACCACCAGGAACAATTCTGCTCAGGTTTGATATGTTGTGTGCTAAGTTCCTTTGGGGTTCAAAACAGGGAGGGAACACGATCCACTGGATTTTGTGGGAGAAGATTTGTCTGCCAGTTTCTGAAGGTGCTCTGGGCATTCGTAGACTTAAGGAGGTGGTGGCTGCTTTCTCGATGAAACTTTGGGTCAGGTTCAGGACGGTAGACTCTCTTTGGAGTCATTTTCTGCGAGTTCGATATTGTAGGGATGATCATTCGGCTATGGTGAATTTAGTGCAGAATATTTTTTCTACTTGGCGTCGCTTAATGAAGGTCAGGGGTAGGGCAGAACCTGAAATTGGGTGGAGGATTGGAGGAGGAAATATTAGTTTTTGGTTCGACTCATGGCATCCGATTGGTCCATTTTCGTTGGTGGTTCCAATTCTGGGTCAGTCGAATAGTCCTTTCAGTTGGTTTTTAGAAGACAGGAGGTGGAATCTTGATCGTCTCATTTTGGTGCTTCCTATGGAGTTGGCTTTTGTAGCGACCCTACATGGATCCACTAACTTAATCAAAGTAATTAgcgcataaaaaataattaaagcgttaatagaggataatttaaaatacagcAAATCaaatcgacagaatacaaccgacaatAGAAGCAAGTGTATAatacttatacaaccaaatcgaaaagtTTTAGAGTATCGGAATCCCTAACAACTACCTCAACTCGATAGTAGCCTCAATATTGCTGGGAACCACCTGAACCATCCAGTCTCAGACCTGCCTCGAATCAAGATATCCCAAAACATGAAACATAGTGGcgtgagcgactatgctcattacggaagcaatgatatataaacaaatatgagcatgcacatgattTAAAAATCAGGGTGAAATCACTTTGctcagggcgccatgaatatacagtaccatgataagagagcgactctgcggggtactcgtatattcctcCTATCCACTAATGCGTGCCCTCCACCGTCATGGTCGCAATAgagatagcaaaaccagggctGAGAATCCCAAGACACGGATCTATCAGGGTACCTCATCCGATAGAAATGGTCACGACTCACATCACACTGGATGCAAACTCTGTAAAAACATGCTTGTgctaaatcataaaacatggcCAAATAGCACACAACCATGCATAACACAtatatgcaaatatatcatgccggatatctctgtcagtacttacgtacctctaacactgccggtcaactcctagcacactaGTCTATGTCCCACGCCTACAAGTCAACTCTAttgcgtctacacatgcaattatccatgcatcactataaactctccaaaagccttaactaagctaataagtactcctaaatatttttataaagccaaattataccttcgtccgtcgtcagccctttgctgtcgcttgcttcaaaactaggccacagctccgctacgatgccgggatcgctatgctacttccggattccccataggacctctagaactccctagatctgagttagaaggcctagaaaTTGAGAGAGAGAAGGGAAAAGGTGCGAGTgaaatgagctctcggaccctctaCTTATAGACacagaacggaacgtccgttcagggatcgttgcgtccgttagCAAACGAAACGTCCGTTCGGCCTTCTTTGCGTCCAATGTCCCATCACGTCTGTAAGCAATtatgtcatcttgctgacgtcacggatgacatcagtaagccagaacgttgcgtccgacccccaacgttgcttccgttccacCCCACCCTCCgggccatttctgatcattttgagTTCGTTTCTGTTGTTCGTAGACTCATCTGAAACTTCCTTAATCCCATTTAGTTGATAATGTCTTAGTGATTAATGCTTAATCACTCAATTTGGgtacgggccactacattctcccccacttaagaaattttgtcCTCAAAATTTAAGTCTAAAGGAAAACACAAAATATCAAgaaaatgttctttattactaCTGAATATTACAAATTACGAATATTACAAAGAAAAgtacaaaacatcaaaacaactctggatgctcAGCTCGCATCCGGCTCACCAGCTCCCCTACGCTGCCACTGCACCATCACTAGAGTTATGCTCTTGTTgcgaagcaccttgtccttcctgtcaagaaaaCTGAGAGGTCTCTCCATATAGGACAAATCTCGATCCAGTTGCACCTCAGTTGGATTCAAGATGTGCGACTCATCCGCACGTACTGTCTCAGCAaggacacgtgaaacacatcatggatatTGGAAAGATATGGTGGCAAAGCAAaacgataagccacgtctccaactttctcaagaatctcgaacggaccaataaatctcggcGACAACTTTCCCTTAAGTCCAAATCTCCTCACCTTctgaaaaggtgacactcgcagGAACACATGCTCTCCTACCTCAAAGTGTAACggtctgcggtgagtgttagcatagctagcctgaagatcctgggctgccttaatcctcTTACGGATCATGTCCACTGCTtcggtcatctgctgaatcatctgtggACATTCGACTTTAAGTTCACCAACtttgtcccaaaacaaaggtgtacggcAGAGGCGTCTGTATAAAGCctcgaatggtgccatgccaatgctgctgtggtggctgttattataagaaaactCCACCAACGCCAAATGGTCATGCCACGCTGGTCCAAAATACATCACTgtcgctcgaagcatatccttgAGGGTACGAATAGTCCTCTCACTCTGCCCGTCGGTCTCCGGGTGGTAAGAtgtactcaaactcagagtagtaCCAAGAGCTCGCTGGAAGCCACCCcataatctagaagtaaacatCGGATCTTTATCGCTGACAATACTCAACGGAATTCCATGCAGACGAACAACCTATTGCACATACAGACGTGTCATCCTGTCGAAAGTAAAGTCCCGATTGTAAGGCAAGAAATGCGCGGACTTCAAAAATCgatcaacaacaacccaaatagtatcacaattcctggaagacatcggcaagtgggtgacaaaatccatcgtcacatgctcccacttccactcaggaatctctaaactCTGGAGTAATCCACCGGGTTGTCGAAATTcttccttgacctgctgacatacAAGGCATCGAGACATGAACTGATAAACattgcgcttcatccctttccaccagaacctcgtacgtagatccttctacattttcatgctgcctggatgtacagaaaatCTACTATGATGAGCCTGTGAAAGAATCTCTTCTCAAAGTGCGGAATCATCAGGAACTACCACACGTCCAGAgagacacaacagaccatcattctgtaaatgaaaaccagaagtattcccATCCTAAGCCAAACGAGCTAACTTTTGTGTCTTCAGATCAACAGCCTGCGACTCACGTATACGAGTATACAAAGATGGTTCGACAAGCACTGACGAAACGCGAACTCCCTATTGTTCCTTCTTGTGTTGaaaagtgaaacccaaggaacaaaAATCCTCTACCACTCGCGCAACTGAGCTGGTACGAAGCGAACTCACATACACCTTGCGGCTAAGAGCATCCGCATCTGGATTAGAAGTGTCTGGATGGtatttgatctcacaatcgtagtccttcaacagatccatccaacgacgctgcctcattttcaactcggcctgagtgaacaaatacttcaaactcttatggttAGTGAAGATATCAAAcctctcaccgtacaaataatgacgtcatattttaagagcaaagacaatggttgCAAGTTATAGATCGTGTACGGGATAGTTTTcctcgtgaatcttcaactttctagaggcataagcaatcacgtgACCTCTCTGCTATAACACACAttccaaaccctggagagatgCATCGGTGTGGACTACAAAACCTCCTGATCCATACGGTAAGGCTAGCACTGGAGATGTCATCAGACATCGACGCATCTCatggaaattctcctcgcactcggccGACCACACAAAAGGAACATCCTTCCTCGTCAGCTGTGTCAATGGTCTGGCAACCTGAGAAAAGTTCTCCACAAACCAACGATAGTATCCGGCCAATCcaagaaaactacgaatctctaaAGCCGTATTCGGACACAAACAGTTAAGTATTGCTTCCGTCTTACTCAGATCAACTGCTACGGCGTCTCGAGAAATaacatgaccaagaaagacaactcaGTCAAAtcataaattgcacttactAAGCTTGGCCTACAACTGCTTCTCTCTCAAAGTCTGCAACACCAAACGGAGGTGTTGGACATGCTCCTCAAATCTGTGAGAATAAACCAGAATGTCATTGATGAATACTACCACGAAATGATTCAGAAAATCGCAAAACACACGGTTTATCAGATCCATGAAAACAGCCGGtgcatttgtcaaaccaaacggcatcactaaaaactcgtagTGCCCATACCGTGTACAAATTGCTATCTTCGAGATATCTCCCTCTCAAACTCTAAGCTGAAGCTAACCTGACCGcagatcaatcttggagtaCACAGACGTCCCCTGAAGctaatcaaacaaatcatctattcgtggtagtggatacttattcttcgtAGTAACCTGGTTCAACTGTCGATAGTCTATACACggacgcatcgaaccatccttcttcttgacgaataagactggggctccccatggtgaAACACTGGGTCTAATGTAGCCCTTCTCAAGAatatcctgcaactgctgctgcaactctcgcatctctgatggagctaAACGGTAGGGTGCTCGAGAGATAGTTGTTGTCCCTGGCATcagctctatgccaaactcgatctctctCACATGTGGTAAACCTGGAATCTCGTTAGGAAACACATCCGAaaactcgctaaccactggAATATCCTGAATATCTGGTCTCTCCAAGGATGCATCAATCGCGTAGATGAGATAGCCTTcctcgccagactctaaagcacgacACGCTTTaagagcagaaaccactggactcaccataaaaataccacgCATCACCATCCTTGGGAcgaaactggacaaacctctgatagcaatcaaCCACTGCTCTATAGGTAGTCAAAAGGTCTatcccaataatacaatcaaaatcccccatcgctaatatcatcaaattagcgcTCAACTGCTGACCCTCGAAGTCCAAAGTGCAACTCATCACTAGACGTTTAGCTAAAGCCTCCTGACCCATCGGAGTGGAAACCACTAACAAAACATCTAAAGAAACATAGGACAAACTATATCTCTTAACAAATCGTGCCAAAATAAATGagtgagatgcaccagtgtcaatcagAACacatgcaggaaaaccacacaaACTGAAGGTACCTGCAATCATGCGATCATTGTtggcctctgcctgctcctggttatgCGCAAAGACATGTCCCTGTGCACGTGGCCGCAAAGAGGAATGACCTCTAGAAGAAGTCTGAGAATGATGTCGCTGCGATGGCTGCGATTGATGGCGCTGCTGCTGCGATGGTTGCGGTTGATACTGCGTCTTCCGTTGAATAGTGGTCTGAGAACCACCAACACTCCCTGAACCACTCACTGTTCCCACAAGGTTGGGACAATCCCTCTTCGAATGGCCTATCTCACCGCACTGGAAACAACCACCTGAAAGACGAGGACATGGTCCTGGGGGATGGTTTCGCTTGCACTGCTGACAAAATCTCTGGCTACCAAAATGATGAACACCACCAGACCCggaagaggaagaagaagtaccacccGGCTTCTTGAAAAACTGGGATTttggacccaaagaactagtcgGTCTGGACGAAGAACCCAAAGCCCTATTCCTCTGCAgactgtcctccgcctggtgacaacggttcaccaaaccctcgtaagtCCTGTCACTGACCACAGCCACCAActgatgaatctcagggttaagacCATGAAGAAAAAGATCATGCATCACCTTTGAGTTACTGGAAATATGGGGACTGTAAGAAAGAAGCTCAAAGCATCTCTCCTGGTACTCATCGATGGTCATAGTACCCTGTCGCAATCTTAGCAACTCACTTGCCTTCGACTGACGCAAAGCTGGAGAAAAATACAGCTTCTCGAAAGCAGTCcgaaactcggcccaagtaGTTTCTCCCCTGGCTGCTATAAACTATGCGGAAATAGATCTCCACCATCTCCTGGCATTACCCTCTAAAATAAAAAGCCTAAAGTCTCCATCCTCTGTGCCTCAGTACACTGATACTATCTGAAACAATTCTCCATCCGCTCCAACCAGTCCTCAGCAACTGCTGGTGACTCGCCTCCAAATAATGGCTTAGGACTCATCTAAAGGAAACGATGCATACTGAAACATCTCCGCTCTTCACGGGGATGGTGATGTCTACGATGCGGCCTCGGTGGAACCGGATCACCCCAACGGCCATCGCTAGCCTGACTCTCATAATCTCCATCAGCCATCTGTCAAATAACAGATAATGCATTAATCTTCTTTACTAATTCCCAAtagcaatgcgctctgataccaataaatttagcgaccctacccggatccactaacttaatcagagtaattagcgcatgaaaaataattaaagcgttaatagaggataatttaaaatacagcAAATcaaatcggcagaatacaactaaCGATAGAAGCAAGTGTATAatacttatacaaccaaatcaaaaagtTTTAGGGTATCTGAATCCCTAACAACTACCTCAACTCGATAGTATCCTTAATCTTGCTGGGAACCACCTGAACCGTCCAGTCTCGGACCTGCCCCGAAACAATATGTCCCAAAACATGAAAcataggggcgtgagcgactacgctcaatacggaagcaatgatatataaacaaatatgagcatgcacataaTTTAAAAATCAGGGTGAAACCACTTTGCTCAGGGCGTCATGAATATACAGTATcgtgctaagagagcgactccgcgaggtactcgtatattcctcCTATCCACTAATGTGTGCCCTCCACCGTCGTGGTAGCATTAGAGATAGAAAAACCAAGGCTGAGAATCCCCAGACATGGATCTATCAGGGTACCTCATCCGATAGAAACGATCACGACTCACATCATACtggatgcagtctccgtaaaaacatgcatgtgctaaatcataaaacatggcCAAATAGCACACAACCATGCATcacacatatataaaaatatatcatgccggatatctcggtcagtacttacgtacctctaacactgccggtcaactcctagcacactgGTCTAGGTCCCATGCCTACAAGTCTACTttactgcgtctacacatgaAATTATCCATGAATCACTATAAATgctccaaaagccttaactaagctaataaatactcctaaatatttttaggaagccaaattatacctttgtccgtcgtcagccctttgctctCGCtttcctcaaaactaggccacagctccgctacgacgtcgggatcgctatgctaCTTCCGAATTCCCCATAGGAcccctagaactccctagatctgagttagaaggcctagaaaTTGAGAGAAAGAAGGGAAAAGGTGCAAGTGTAATgagctctcggaccctctaCTGAACGAAACGTCCGTTCGgggatcgttgcgtccgttagCGAACAGAACGTCCATTCGGCCTTCGTTGcatccgatgtcccatcacTACGTAAGCAATGGCGTCATCTTTCTGGCGCCACGGATGACATCATTAGGCCAAAACATTGCGTTCGTTCCCCAACGTTTCTTCCATTCCACCCCACCCTCCgggccatttctgatcattttgagTTTGTTTCTGTTGTTCGTAGAATCATCTGAAACTTCCTTAATCCCATTTACTTGATAATGTCTTAGTGATTAATACTTAATCACACAATTtgggtacgggtcactacagcttTAGATATTATGGAAGTCCATATTCATCATTCTTCTACTGACATTGCTATTTGGAAGATGTATTCTAATGGTAAT
It encodes:
- the LOC140889151 gene encoding uncharacterized protein — its product is MFHVLGHIVSGQVRDWTVQVVPSKIKDTIELRWLMEIMRVRLAMAVGVIRFHRGRIVDITIPVKSGDVSSKASELLRLRQGTMTIDEYQERCFELLSYSPHISSNSKVMHDLFLHGLNPEIHQLVAVVSDRTYEGLVNRCHQAEDSLQRNRALGSSSRPTSSLGPKSQFFKKPGGTSSSSSGSGGVHHFGSQRFCQQCKRNHPPGPCPRLSGGCFQCGEIGHSKRDCPNLVGTVSGSGSVGGSQTTIQRKTQYQPQPSQQQRHQSQPSQRHHSQTSSRGHSSLRPRAQGHVFAHNQEQAEANNDRMIAGTFSLCGFPACVLIDTGASHSFILARFVKRYSLSYVSLDVLLVVSTPMGQEALAKRLVMSCTLDFEEQWLIAIRGLSSFVPRMVMRGIFMVSPVVSALKACRALESGEEGYLIYAIDASLERPDIQDIPVVSEFSDVFPNEIPGLPHVREIEFGIELMPGTTTISRAPYRLAPSEMRELQQQLQDILEKGYIRPSVSPWGAPLQGTSVYSKIDLRSEIRSFLGLAGYYRWFVENFSQVARPLTQLTRKDVPFVWSAECEENFHEMRRCLMTSPVLALPYGSGGFVVHTDASLQGLECVL